GCGCGGTGATGCCACCATCTTCATCCCGGTGGCACCCAACCAGGGCTGATCTCACGGCCGCCAGGCCATCGTTCTATACTCTCCCCTTGCGGGGCCGTGCGGAGCCGGCCCCTTTTTTTCTTGCCGGAGAGGACCGATGACGCTCACTCCGCCGGTCGCGATTCCTGCAGCGCTCACCCGACGAATGCACGACGCCCGCCGCGTGGTCGTGCTCACCGGCGCCGGCATCTCGGCCGAATCCGGCATCCCCACCTTCCGCGATGCCATGACCGGTCTCTGGGCACGCTTCCGCCCGGAAGAGCTCGCCAC
The sequence above is a segment of the Betaproteobacteria bacterium genome. Coding sequences within it:
- a CDS encoding NAD-dependent deacylase, producing the protein MHDARRVVVLTGAGISAESGIPTFRDAMTGLWARFRPEELAT